A genome region from Methanococcoides burtonii DSM 6242 includes the following:
- a CDS encoding replication protein A: MDKTAENIKAKFLELGVDIPIEDITERLDKLVTKFKVPLDEARRSVITYFLKENDLDRNAFFGGQSTTPDSRSTPDVKLNEIDEGGKWVNIRAKVLQLWDSSHESVSQVGIIGDETATIKFIKWSRDIIPDVEEGKSYYFKNIVSNEWNGRFEVTLNKNTVVEELDEDVEVISSPMGGAGDGQPAPMVNVVDITEDGKWVSIKAKVAQLWDNSHESISQVGLVGDSTGTIKFIKWTSADLLDLTEGNSYLFNNVVAQEWNDKFEITLNKNSSIEELDEDIEIASTSITFAGAMVDVQSGSGLIKRCPECKRALTKGACMEHGKVDGTYDLRIKAVLDDGNIAQESILKRELAEQVSGITLDNAISMAADALDQGVVLDQMKLKLLGKYFMVTGSKVDRYILVDSIEPQGGVDLEKLGELIADAEMI, from the coding sequence ATGGATAAAACAGCAGAGAATATAAAAGCAAAATTTTTGGAACTTGGTGTAGATATACCAATTGAGGACATTACAGAACGCCTTGATAAATTGGTGACTAAATTCAAAGTTCCTCTTGATGAAGCTCGCAGAAGTGTCATTACCTATTTCTTAAAGGAAAATGATCTCGACAGAAATGCTTTTTTTGGTGGTCAGTCAACAACACCGGATTCGAGGTCAACACCCGATGTTAAGCTCAATGAGATCGATGAGGGTGGAAAATGGGTGAACATCAGGGCAAAGGTATTACAGTTATGGGATAGTTCCCATGAATCTGTTTCACAGGTAGGTATCATCGGTGATGAGACTGCTACAATAAAGTTCATCAAATGGTCACGTGACATAATCCCTGATGTTGAAGAAGGAAAAAGCTACTATTTCAAGAATATTGTTAGCAATGAATGGAATGGAAGGTTTGAAGTAACTCTTAACAAGAACACTGTGGTAGAAGAACTCGATGAGGACGTTGAAGTTATTTCATCTCCGATGGGCGGGGCCGGGGATGGTCAGCCTGCACCAATGGTTAATGTTGTTGATATTACCGAAGATGGAAAATGGGTGTCTATTAAAGCAAAGGTGGCTCAGTTATGGGATAATTCCCATGAATCTATATCTCAGGTAGGATTGGTCGGAGATAGTACGGGTACTATCAAATTCATCAAATGGACAAGTGCGGATCTGTTAGATCTCACAGAGGGGAATAGTTATCTTTTCAATAATGTCGTTGCACAAGAGTGGAATGACAAATTTGAGATAACTCTAAACAAGAACAGTTCTATAGAAGAACTTGATGAAGATATAGAGATTGCTTCCACCTCCATAACATTTGCTGGTGCAATGGTAGATGTACAGTCAGGTTCAGGATTGATCAAACGTTGTCCGGAGTGTAAAAGAGCACTCACGAAAGGTGCCTGTATGGAGCATGGGAAAGTCGATGGCACTTATGATCTTCGTATCAAGGCTGTTCTTGATGATGGTAACATTGCACAGGAATCTATCCTTAAAAGAGAACTTGCTGAACAGGTAAGTGGTATCACTCTGGATAATGCGATTTCCATGGCTGCGGATGCACTTGATCAGGGCGTTGTTCTCGATCAGATGAAGTTGAAATTACTTGGAAAATATTTCATGGTGACCGGTTCTAAAGTTGATCGCTATATTCTTGTGGATTCAATTGAACCGCAGGGTGGAGTGGACCTGGAAAAGCTTGGTGAACTTATTGCAGATGCGGAGATGATCTAA